One segment of Niveibacterium microcysteis DNA contains the following:
- the gabT gene encoding 4-aminobutyrate--2-oxoglutarate transaminase → MNSRNLNMASNKELHERRLAATPRGIAVGNSFFIDRAENAELWDVEGRRYIDFGGGIAVLNTGHRHPKVMAAVAEQLERFTHSCYQVVPYESYVTLAEKINQLTPGTHAKKTAFFSTGAEAVENVVKIARAATKRSGIIAFSGAFHGRSMMAAALTGKVVPYKVGFGPFPGEIFHAPFPVPLHGVSVQDSLDYIQHLFKSDIEPARVAAIILEPVQGEGGFYQAPVDFMVALRKLCDEHGILLVADEVQTGFGRTGKWFAMEHYPVLPDIMTMAKSMAGGTTLSAVCGRAEIMDAPLPGGLGGTYAGSPMAIAASHAVIDVIKEEGLIERSNALGEKLRGFLNAQRAKVPQIVDVRGPGSMVAVEFNDPATGKPDADFTKRVQAKALEKGLILLTCGVYGNVLRLLYPLTTPDAIFDEALGILADALAAA, encoded by the coding sequence ATGAACAGCAGGAACCTGAACATGGCCAGCAACAAGGAACTCCACGAACGCCGTCTCGCCGCCACGCCGCGCGGTATCGCCGTCGGCAATTCGTTCTTCATCGATCGCGCCGAGAACGCCGAGCTGTGGGATGTGGAAGGGCGCCGCTACATCGATTTCGGTGGCGGCATCGCGGTGCTCAATACAGGGCATCGTCACCCGAAGGTGATGGCCGCCGTCGCCGAACAGCTTGAGCGCTTCACGCACAGCTGCTACCAGGTCGTTCCCTACGAGAGCTACGTCACCCTCGCGGAGAAGATCAACCAGCTGACGCCAGGCACGCATGCGAAGAAGACGGCGTTCTTCTCGACCGGTGCTGAGGCGGTCGAGAACGTCGTGAAAATCGCGCGCGCGGCGACCAAGCGCTCCGGCATCATCGCCTTCTCGGGCGCCTTCCACGGCCGCTCGATGATGGCTGCGGCGCTCACCGGCAAGGTGGTGCCCTACAAAGTCGGCTTCGGGCCATTCCCCGGTGAGATCTTCCACGCCCCATTCCCGGTGCCGCTGCATGGCGTGAGCGTTCAGGATTCGCTCGACTACATCCAGCACCTCTTCAAGTCCGATATCGAACCCGCGCGCGTCGCGGCGATCATCCTCGAACCGGTGCAGGGCGAGGGCGGTTTCTACCAGGCGCCGGTCGACTTCATGGTGGCGCTGCGCAAGCTGTGCGACGAGCACGGCATCCTGCTGGTTGCCGACGAAGTGCAGACCGGCTTCGGCCGCACCGGCAAGTGGTTTGCGATGGAGCACTACCCGGTGCTGCCGGACATCATGACCATGGCCAAGAGTATGGCCGGCGGCACCACGCTGTCGGCTGTCTGCGGCCGCGCCGAGATCATGGATGCGCCGCTGCCCGGCGGTCTCGGTGGTACCTATGCCGGTAGCCCGATGGCGATTGCCGCCTCGCATGCCGTGATTGATGTGATCAAGGAGGAGGGGCTGATCGAGCGCTCCAACGCCTTGGGCGAGAAGCTGCGTGGTTTCCTCAACGCGCAGCGCGCGAAGGTGCCGCAGATTGTGGATGTGCGCGGGCCAGGCTCGATGGTTGCGGTTGAATTCAACGACCCGGCCACTGGCAAGCCGGACGCGGACTTCACTAAGCGGGTGCAGGCCAAGGCACTGGAGAAGGGCCTGATCCTGCTGACCTGTGGCGTCTACGGCAACGTGCTGCGTTTGTTGTATCCGCTCACCACGCCCGACGCGATTTTTGACGAGGCGCTAGGGATTCTGGCCGACGCGCTGGCGGCGGCGTGA
- the tig gene encoding trigger factor: protein MQTNEVTLGALERRIDMSVTVADVEREVEARLKKLSRTVKMPGFRPGKVPFKIVSQTYGPQARSEAIGAAVEKAFGEKVREQNLRVAGYPRIEAKPGNAAEVLEFSATFEVYPEIALADISGKSIERPVLTVGEAEVDRTIEILRKQRTTFEAADRAAEEGDRVTVDFVGKKDGEPFQGGTAEDFPFVIGAGNMLADFESQVKGLKAGDSKTFDLTFPAEYQAQDLAGKTVQFEVAVKKVEAPKLPEVDGEFAKTLGVADGDVAKMREEVKANLEREVRRRIQARVKEQAMNLLLEANPVDVPKALVETESAQLADNARQDFAQRGMDVSKMPIEPAWFADQAVRRVKLGLVLAEVVKKNELHAKPEQIRAMVDDYASSFEDPAEVVKWYYSQPQRLAQAEAIVIEDNVVEWVLKTAQATDTPVAFDELMGNNTGR from the coding sequence ATGCAGACCAACGAAGTGACGCTTGGCGCACTCGAGCGCCGCATCGACATGTCCGTGACTGTCGCCGACGTCGAACGCGAAGTCGAAGCGCGCCTGAAGAAGCTCTCCCGCACTGTCAAGATGCCCGGTTTCCGTCCGGGCAAGGTGCCGTTCAAGATCGTCTCGCAGACGTATGGTCCGCAGGCGCGCTCCGAGGCGATCGGCGCCGCGGTTGAAAAGGCGTTCGGCGAGAAGGTGCGCGAGCAGAACCTGCGCGTTGCAGGCTATCCGCGCATCGAAGCGAAGCCGGGCAATGCGGCCGAAGTGCTTGAGTTCTCGGCGACCTTCGAGGTGTATCCGGAAATCGCACTGGCCGACATCAGCGGCAAGTCGATCGAGCGCCCGGTCCTGACCGTCGGCGAGGCTGAAGTCGATCGCACGATCGAGATCCTGCGCAAACAGCGCACGACCTTCGAGGCAGCCGATCGCGCCGCCGAAGAGGGCGATCGCGTGACCGTCGACTTCGTCGGCAAGAAGGACGGCGAGCCGTTCCAGGGCGGCACCGCCGAAGATTTCCCGTTCGTGATCGGCGCCGGGAACATGCTCGCCGATTTCGAGTCGCAGGTTAAGGGGCTCAAGGCTGGCGACAGCAAGACCTTCGATCTGACCTTCCCGGCCGAATATCAGGCGCAGGATCTTGCCGGCAAGACCGTGCAGTTCGAAGTTGCCGTGAAGAAGGTTGAAGCGCCGAAATTGCCGGAAGTTGACGGCGAATTCGCCAAGACCCTCGGTGTGGCCGACGGCGACGTCGCCAAGATGCGTGAAGAAGTGAAGGCCAACCTCGAGCGCGAAGTTCGTCGTCGTATCCAGGCGCGCGTCAAGGAGCAGGCGATGAACCTGCTGCTCGAAGCAAACCCGGTCGATGTGCCGAAGGCTCTGGTCGAGACCGAGAGCGCGCAACTGGCTGACAACGCGCGTCAGGATTTTGCTCAGCGCGGCATGGATGTGTCGAAAATGCCGATTGAACCGGCCTGGTTTGCCGATCAAGCGGTGCGTCGCGTGAAGCTGGGCCTTGTGCTCGCTGAAGTCGTGAAGAAGAATGAACTCCACGCCAAGCCGGAACAGATCCGCGCGATGGTCGACGACTACGCGTCGAGCTTCGAGGATCCGGCCGAAGTCGTGAAGTGGTACTACTCGCAACCGCAGCGCCTGGCGCAAGCGGAAGCTATCGTGATTGAAGACAACGTGGTCGAGTGGGTGCTCAAGACGGCGCAAGCGACGGACACTCCGGTTGCTTTCGACGAACTGATGGGCAACAACACCGGCCGCTAA
- a CDS encoding ABC transporter substrate-binding protein: protein MSLPLSGASAEIGVSFLDGLRTCLASDPVGRGVTLKVTDDAEAELAAEDLRAWELAGKDSVIALTGFFGRHDAAEAAKRAAAARLPLVAPMSGAQTIMQDASGWVFPVRSPDRTIATSLVSQAARLGVKRLGAFATRDAAGAELLAVVRAAAAANGVQLVAVAEAETGSMELDPQARALLSARPDAVLSLAGYTSTADVFMRLRRAGFVGQLLAHGDVGSRPLTRLMGPSARGVGIGLAVPSPANASLPLARDLEAAARKAGKAPDEFTLEGCMAARVISDGLRRAGSQPTRDSLRRALETNRSVDAGGITVMLAREDRERNVGELVVLGADGRILR from the coding sequence GTGAGCCTGCCGCTCTCTGGCGCGTCGGCCGAGATTGGCGTCAGCTTTCTCGATGGATTGCGCACCTGCTTGGCGTCTGATCCGGTTGGGCGAGGCGTGACATTGAAAGTCACGGACGACGCCGAGGCCGAACTGGCGGCGGAAGATCTGCGAGCATGGGAACTGGCGGGCAAGGACAGCGTGATTGCGCTGACCGGCTTCTTCGGTCGACACGACGCGGCGGAAGCCGCCAAACGCGCGGCCGCAGCGCGCCTGCCCCTGGTGGCGCCAATGTCGGGTGCGCAGACGATCATGCAGGACGCCAGTGGCTGGGTCTTCCCGGTCCGTAGCCCAGACAGAACGATTGCGACGAGCCTGGTTTCGCAGGCCGCGCGCCTCGGCGTGAAGCGACTAGGCGCGTTTGCAACGCGCGATGCGGCGGGTGCCGAATTGTTGGCTGTCGTGCGCGCCGCAGCGGCCGCGAACGGGGTTCAACTGGTTGCAGTGGCCGAGGCGGAGACCGGCTCGATGGAGCTCGATCCACAGGCCAGAGCGCTGCTCTCCGCCCGCCCTGACGCTGTGCTTTCGCTGGCCGGCTATACCTCGACGGCCGATGTGTTCATGCGCTTGCGCAGGGCCGGTTTCGTTGGGCAACTGCTCGCCCATGGGGATGTTGGCTCGCGTCCGCTGACGCGCTTGATGGGCCCCAGCGCACGCGGTGTCGGGATCGGCCTTGCCGTGCCGTCGCCCGCCAATGCCTCGCTACCCTTGGCCCGCGACCTTGAGGCGGCAGCACGCAAAGCCGGAAAGGCGCCGGATGAGTTCACGCTGGAGGGTTGCATGGCCGCACGCGTGATCTCGGACGGGCTGCGCCGTGCCGGCAGCCAACCGACGCGCGATTCCCTGCGCCGCGCCCTTGAAACGAACCGAAGCGTCGACGCCGGCGGCATCACCGTCATGCTTGCGCGCGAAGATCGTGAGCGGAACGTTGGCGAACTCGTGGTACTCGGGGCTGATGGCCGCATCCTGCGCTGA
- a CDS encoding SpoVR family protein, with the protein MKKRRNKPLPAPAEWSFELIDAYHREIARVAEMHGLDTYPNQIEVITSEQMMDAYASVGMPVNYHHWSFGKHFLSTEKGYRRGQMGLAYEIVINSNPCIAYLMEENTMTMQALVIAHAAYGHNSFFKGNYLFRTWTNADAIIDYLVFARSYITQCEERYGEEEVELLLDSCHALMNVGVDRYKRPPKLSLEKEQLRQHEREEYLQSQVNDLWRTLPAHEVKPSEVQAVRFPPEPEENVLYFFEKHAPLLEPWQREVVRIVRKIAQYFFPQRQTQVMNEGWATFWHYTLLNTLYDEGLLTDSFMMEFLHSHTNVVMQPPYNSKWYSGINPYALGFAMWSDIRRICEHPTEEDYRWFPDIAGGNWHEVFDFAMRSFKDESFIAQFLSPKLIRDFKLFAVLDDDRNQKLHVTAIHDEAGYRAIREKLSDQYNIGSREPSIQVWNVDLRGDRSLTLRHHAYHRRPIGEGMDEVLRHVARLWGFNVRLETQHEDGRVETLREMRFERRQPRAA; encoded by the coding sequence ATGAAAAAACGCCGCAACAAACCGCTACCCGCCCCGGCGGAATGGAGTTTCGAGCTGATCGACGCGTACCACCGCGAGATCGCTCGCGTTGCCGAAATGCACGGTCTGGACACCTATCCCAACCAGATCGAGGTGATCACATCCGAGCAGATGATGGATGCCTACGCCTCGGTCGGCATGCCGGTGAACTATCACCACTGGAGTTTCGGCAAGCATTTCCTGTCCACCGAGAAAGGCTACCGGCGCGGGCAGATGGGGCTCGCCTACGAGATCGTGATCAATTCGAACCCCTGCATCGCCTACCTCATGGAAGAAAACACCATGACGATGCAGGCGCTGGTGATCGCTCACGCCGCCTACGGCCACAACTCCTTCTTCAAGGGCAACTACCTGTTCCGCACCTGGACGAATGCCGACGCGATCATCGACTACCTGGTGTTCGCACGCAGCTACATCACGCAGTGCGAGGAGCGCTACGGAGAGGAAGAGGTCGAGCTGCTGCTGGACTCTTGCCACGCCCTGATGAACGTGGGTGTAGACCGCTACAAGCGGCCGCCAAAGCTCTCACTGGAAAAAGAGCAACTGCGTCAGCATGAACGCGAGGAGTACCTGCAGAGCCAGGTCAACGATCTGTGGCGCACCTTGCCCGCACACGAGGTGAAGCCCAGCGAAGTGCAAGCCGTGCGTTTTCCGCCGGAGCCGGAAGAGAACGTGCTGTATTTCTTTGAAAAGCACGCTCCGCTGCTCGAACCCTGGCAACGGGAAGTGGTCCGGATCGTGCGCAAGATCGCACAGTACTTCTTCCCGCAACGGCAAACACAAGTCATGAACGAGGGGTGGGCGACCTTCTGGCACTACACCCTGCTCAACACGCTTTACGACGAAGGGCTGCTGACCGACTCGTTCATGATGGAGTTCCTGCACTCGCATACCAACGTGGTGATGCAGCCGCCGTACAACTCGAAATGGTATTCAGGCATCAACCCTTACGCCCTGGGATTCGCGATGTGGAGCGACATCCGCCGGATCTGCGAGCACCCCACCGAGGAAGACTACCGCTGGTTCCCGGACATCGCCGGCGGCAACTGGCATGAGGTATTCGACTTCGCGATGCGCAGCTTCAAGGATGAGAGCTTCATCGCGCAGTTCCTGTCGCCGAAATTGATTCGCGATTTCAAGCTGTTCGCCGTACTCGACGACGATCGCAACCAGAAGCTACATGTCACGGCGATCCACGACGAGGCCGGCTATCGCGCGATCCGCGAGAAGTTATCGGACCAGTACAACATCGGCAGCCGCGAACCCAGCATCCAGGTTTGGAACGTCGATCTGCGTGGCGATCGGTCGCTGACACTGCGCCACCACGCCTACCATCGCCGACCAATTGGTGAAGGGATGGACGAAGTGCTGCGACACGTCGCGCGGCTATGGGGATTTAACGTACGGCTTGAGACCCAGCACGAAGACGGCCGCGTCGAAACCCTGCGCGAGATGCGCTTCGAGCGGCGCCAGCCTCGCGCCGCGTGA
- the clpP gene encoding ATP-dependent Clp endopeptidase proteolytic subunit ClpP: MNRNRTSASWQSDWEPQGLGLVPMVVEQSGRGERAYDIYSRLLKERIVFLVGPVNDATANLVVAQLLFLEADNPDKDIYFYINSPGGSVTAGMAIFDTMQFIKPDVSTLCVGQAASMGAFLLAAGAKGKRISLPNSRIMIHQPLGGFQGQASDIEIHAREILSLRAKLNDILARNTGQTVEQIERDTDRDNFMSAEDAVTYGLVDKVLSSRVQVGE; encoded by the coding sequence ATGAACCGTAACCGAACCAGCGCTTCGTGGCAGTCGGACTGGGAACCCCAGGGTCTTGGTCTGGTGCCGATGGTCGTCGAGCAGAGCGGTCGTGGCGAGCGTGCCTACGACATCTACTCGCGGCTGCTGAAGGAGCGCATCGTCTTCCTCGTCGGCCCGGTCAATGACGCGACCGCCAATCTGGTGGTCGCCCAGTTGCTGTTCCTTGAGGCAGACAATCCGGACAAGGATATCTACTTCTACATCAACTCCCCCGGGGGGTCGGTTACGGCCGGCATGGCGATTTTCGACACCATGCAGTTCATCAAGCCCGACGTCAGTACGCTGTGCGTCGGGCAGGCGGCAAGCATGGGCGCGTTCCTGCTGGCTGCCGGTGCGAAGGGCAAGCGGATCTCGCTGCCCAACTCGCGCATCATGATTCATCAGCCGCTGGGTGGTTTCCAGGGGCAGGCGTCCGATATCGAAATCCACGCGCGCGAGATTCTCTCGCTGCGTGCCAAGCTCAATGACATTCTGGCTCGTAACACCGGGCAGACGGTCGAGCAGATCGAGCGTGACACCGATCGCGACAATTTCATGTCGGCCGAGGACGCCGTGACCTACGGCTTGGTCGACAAGGTGTTGTCGAGCCGGGTTCAGGTCGGCGAGTAA
- a CDS encoding PrkA family serine protein kinase: MSIFASYQARFDATKEEELSIQEYLELCRSDPLAYATAAERMLMAIGEPEMLDTRLDPRMSRIFSNKVIKIYPAFREFYGMEEAIENIVSYFRHAAQGLEEKKQILYLLGPVGGGKSSLAERLKTLIEKMPFYAIKGSPVHESPLGLFDLKEDGRILQDDYGIPARYLNTIMSPWAVKRLHEFNGDITKFRVVKLRPSALHQTAVAKTEPGDENNQDISSLVGKVDIRMLDRYSQSDPDAYSYSGGLCLANRGLLEFVEMFKAPIKVLHPLLTATQEGNYKGTEGFGAIPFDGIILAHSNESEWIQFRNNRNNEAFLDRIYTVKVPYCLRVSEEIRIYEKLLQNSSLSAAPCAPDTLKMLAQFVALSRLKEPENSSIYSKMRVYDGENLKDTDPKAKSYQEYRDYAGVDEGMAGLSTRFAFKVLSRVFNFDHREVAANPVHLMYVLEQQIEQEQFPPEVEQRYNAFIKEFLAPRYAEFIGKEIQTAYLESYSEYGQNIFDRYVIYADFWIQDQEYRDPNTGEIFDRSALNDELEKIEKPAGISNPKDFRNEVVNFVLRARAKNNGKNPSWTSYEKLRAVIEKKMFSNTEDLLPVISFTPKGSQEEQKKHQDFVNRMITKGYTENQVRLLCDWYLRVRKSS; the protein is encoded by the coding sequence ATGAGCATCTTCGCAAGCTACCAGGCCCGATTCGACGCCACGAAGGAAGAGGAACTCTCGATCCAGGAGTACCTCGAACTTTGCCGGTCCGACCCACTCGCTTACGCCACCGCGGCCGAACGCATGCTGATGGCGATTGGCGAGCCAGAGATGCTCGATACGCGGCTCGACCCGCGGATGTCGCGGATCTTCTCCAACAAGGTCATCAAGATCTACCCGGCCTTCCGCGAGTTCTACGGCATGGAAGAGGCGATCGAGAACATCGTCTCCTACTTCCGGCACGCGGCGCAGGGCCTCGAAGAGAAGAAGCAGATTCTCTACCTGCTCGGGCCGGTGGGTGGTGGAAAGTCATCGCTGGCCGAACGGCTGAAGACCCTGATCGAGAAGATGCCCTTCTATGCCATCAAGGGTTCGCCGGTGCACGAATCGCCGTTGGGGCTCTTCGATCTCAAGGAGGATGGGCGGATCCTGCAGGACGACTACGGCATCCCTGCCCGCTACCTCAACACGATCATGTCGCCATGGGCGGTCAAGCGCCTGCATGAATTCAACGGCGACATCACGAAGTTCCGCGTCGTGAAGCTGCGCCCGTCCGCGCTGCACCAGACTGCGGTGGCCAAGACGGAGCCGGGCGACGAGAACAACCAGGACATTTCTTCGCTGGTTGGCAAGGTCGACATCCGCATGCTCGACCGCTATTCGCAGAGCGACCCGGATGCCTACTCGTATTCGGGCGGCCTGTGCCTCGCGAACCGTGGTCTCCTTGAATTCGTCGAAATGTTCAAGGCGCCGATCAAGGTGCTGCACCCGCTGCTGACCGCCACGCAAGAAGGCAACTACAAGGGAACGGAAGGATTCGGCGCGATTCCCTTCGACGGCATCATCCTCGCGCACTCGAACGAATCCGAATGGATCCAGTTCCGCAACAACCGCAACAACGAAGCCTTCCTCGACCGCATCTACACGGTGAAGGTGCCCTACTGCCTGCGGGTGTCGGAAGAGATCCGGATCTACGAGAAGCTGTTGCAGAACAGCTCGCTGTCGGCCGCGCCCTGCGCACCGGACACGCTGAAGATGCTCGCCCAGTTCGTTGCGCTGTCGCGCCTGAAAGAGCCGGAGAACTCCAGCATCTATTCGAAGATGCGTGTGTATGACGGCGAGAACCTGAAGGACACCGACCCGAAGGCCAAGTCGTATCAGGAGTACCGCGACTATGCTGGCGTGGATGAGGGGATGGCCGGGCTCTCGACCCGCTTCGCTTTCAAAGTACTGTCGCGGGTGTTCAACTTCGACCACCGCGAAGTCGCGGCGAATCCGGTGCATCTGATGTACGTGCTGGAACAACAGATCGAGCAGGAGCAGTTCCCGCCCGAGGTCGAGCAGCGCTACAACGCCTTTATCAAGGAGTTTCTAGCGCCCCGCTACGCCGAGTTCATCGGCAAGGAAATCCAGACCGCCTACCTCGAGAGTTACTCGGAGTATGGGCAGAACATCTTTGATCGCTATGTGATCTATGCGGACTTCTGGATCCAGGATCAGGAGTACCGCGATCCGAACACCGGAGAGATCTTCGATCGGTCTGCGCTCAACGATGAGTTGGAGAAGATCGAGAAGCCGGCTGGCATCAGCAATCCGAAGGACTTCCGCAACGAGGTGGTGAACTTCGTGCTGCGGGCGCGCGCCAAGAACAATGGCAAGAACCCGAGCTGGACGTCGTACGAGAAGCTGCGTGCCGTGATCGAGAAGAAGATGTTCTCGAACACCGAGGATTTGCTGCCAGTGATTTCCTTCACGCCCAAGGGCAGCCAGGAGGAGCAGAAGAAGCACCAGGACTTCGTCAATCGCATGATCACCAAGGGTTACACCGAGAACCAGGTACGGCTGCTGTGCGACTGGTACTTGCGCGTTCGCAAGTCTTCCTGA
- a CDS encoding YeaH/YhbH family protein: MVRIIDRRFDSKNKSAVNRQRFFRRFKQQIRKAVADAIDGRSIRDVDNGESVSIPTKDISEPQFGLGRGGEWETVFSGNDQFAAGDEVDRPIGGAGGSGKGKASNEGEGEDDFVFQLSREEFLDVFFDDLALPNLVKTQLAAIPEYKLQRAGFTSSGTPANINIVRSLRGALGRRLALGSPYSTQLREALGKLDTLRKTRPDTDPEVEALLEEIATLRAKIEGIPFIDKVDLRYNNRIRVPKPSTRAVMFCVMDVSGSMDEEKKATAKRFFMLLYLFLTRNYEKIEVVFIRHHTVAKEVDEEDFFHSRESGGTVVSSALELMKDIIQERYATNLWNIYGAQASDGDNWENDSPRCRELLADNILPFVQHFAYIEITPGEPQNLWREYEKLQGGHSNFAMQRIEALANIYPVFRELFKKSSV; this comes from the coding sequence ATGGTCCGTATCATCGACAGGCGGTTCGACAGCAAGAACAAAAGCGCGGTCAATCGCCAGCGCTTCTTTCGGCGCTTCAAGCAGCAGATACGCAAGGCGGTAGCCGACGCGATCGATGGCCGCTCGATCCGCGACGTCGACAACGGCGAAAGCGTGTCGATCCCAACCAAGGACATCTCCGAGCCGCAGTTCGGCTTGGGGCGTGGAGGCGAATGGGAGACGGTCTTCTCGGGCAACGACCAGTTCGCCGCTGGTGACGAGGTGGATCGCCCCATCGGTGGAGCCGGCGGCTCCGGCAAGGGCAAGGCGAGCAACGAGGGAGAAGGCGAGGACGACTTCGTCTTCCAGCTCTCACGCGAGGAGTTCCTCGATGTCTTCTTCGACGATCTCGCGCTGCCGAATCTGGTGAAGACGCAGCTGGCGGCGATTCCTGAATACAAGCTCCAGCGGGCTGGTTTTACATCCAGCGGTACGCCAGCCAATATCAACATCGTGCGTTCCTTGCGCGGTGCGCTGGGGCGCAGGTTGGCGCTCGGCTCGCCCTACTCCACGCAACTCCGCGAAGCGCTCGGCAAACTCGACACCCTTCGCAAGACGCGTCCAGACACCGACCCGGAGGTCGAGGCTTTACTGGAAGAAATCGCCACGCTGCGAGCGAAGATCGAGGGCATTCCCTTCATCGACAAAGTCGACCTTCGCTACAACAACCGCATCCGCGTGCCCAAGCCTTCCACGCGCGCGGTGATGTTCTGCGTCATGGATGTTTCCGGCTCGATGGACGAGGAGAAGAAAGCGACGGCCAAGCGCTTCTTCATGCTCCTTTACCTGTTCCTGACGCGGAACTACGAAAAGATCGAAGTGGTGTTCATTCGCCACCACACGGTGGCAAAGGAAGTCGACGAAGAGGATTTCTTCCACTCGCGCGAGTCTGGCGGCACCGTGGTGTCGAGCGCATTGGAGTTGATGAAGGACATCATCCAGGAACGCTACGCCACCAACCTGTGGAATATCTACGGCGCCCAGGCATCGGACGGCGACAACTGGGAAAACGACTCGCCGCGCTGCCGCGAGTTGCTGGCGGACAACATCCTTCCCTTCGTGCAGCACTTCGCCTACATCGAGATCACGCCGGGCGAGCCGCAGAACCTTTGGCGGGAGTACGAAAAGCTGCAAGGCGGCCACAGCAACTTTGCGATGCAGCGCATCGAGGCACTGGCCAACATCTACCCGGTCTTTCGCGAACTCTTCAAGAAGAGCAGCGTATGA
- the glnT gene encoding type III glutamate--ammonia ligase, giving the protein MTASNGVEQHQIDALRRRLGDAGVRYVFAQFTDIQGVAKGKTVPLSHLEDIFTAGAGFSGPSIWGTGLPRHGLRSEYYGRGDISTAQVLPWLPGHARVVCDGYVGGESFALCPRQILRRQVARLAERGWTLNAGLEPEFFLLQRNPDGSVSPADGHDRLEKPSYDYKSLTRQQAFLGALTDALQACGLDVFQIDHEDASGQYEVNYHYSDALSAADRFMLFKMAAHSIAESLGMVFSMMPKPFANMPGSGLHFHLSIADAGGRAVFTDRSDAQGLGLSQTAYHFLAGLLHHAPALAALCAPTVNSYKRLVVGESLSGTTWAPAHIGYGDNNRTTLVRVAHSRLEWRLPDASANPYLALAGVIAAGLDGVERSLSPGAPVADDLYELMLAELRVRGIAQLPQNLGEAVAALESDTSLGEALGSAFTAEFCRFKRMEWVEYSRAVHAWETERYADRF; this is encoded by the coding sequence ATGACCGCATCGAATGGCGTTGAGCAGCATCAGATTGACGCTTTGCGCCGCCGCTTGGGCGACGCTGGCGTGCGCTACGTGTTCGCGCAGTTCACCGACATCCAGGGTGTAGCCAAGGGCAAGACGGTACCGTTGAGCCACCTGGAAGATATCTTCACTGCGGGCGCTGGCTTTTCGGGCCCGTCGATCTGGGGCACGGGGCTGCCGCGCCATGGGCTGCGGTCCGAGTACTACGGTCGTGGCGATATCTCGACCGCGCAGGTACTGCCGTGGTTGCCGGGCCATGCGCGCGTGGTCTGTGATGGCTACGTGGGTGGCGAGTCGTTCGCGCTGTGCCCGCGCCAGATTCTGCGCCGCCAGGTGGCGCGGCTTGCGGAACGTGGCTGGACGCTGAACGCCGGCCTGGAGCCGGAGTTCTTTCTGCTGCAGCGCAACCCGGATGGCAGCGTCAGCCCCGCTGACGGACACGACCGCCTCGAAAAGCCTTCGTACGACTACAAGTCCCTCACGCGTCAGCAAGCGTTTCTGGGTGCGCTGACCGATGCATTGCAGGCGTGTGGCCTGGACGTGTTCCAGATCGACCACGAGGATGCCAGCGGCCAGTACGAGGTGAACTACCACTACAGCGATGCGCTGTCGGCAGCGGATCGCTTCATGCTGTTCAAGATGGCGGCACATTCGATTGCAGAATCGCTGGGCATGGTGTTCTCGATGATGCCCAAGCCCTTCGCGAACATGCCCGGCAGTGGCTTGCATTTTCACCTGTCGATCGCGGATGCAGGCGGGCGCGCGGTATTCACCGATCGCAGCGATGCGCAGGGGCTTGGGTTGTCGCAAACCGCTTACCACTTCCTCGCCGGCCTGCTGCATCACGCACCGGCGCTGGCTGCGCTGTGCGCGCCCACAGTGAATTCCTACAAGCGCTTGGTGGTCGGCGAGTCATTGTCTGGCACGACCTGGGCGCCGGCGCATATCGGCTATGGCGACAACAACCGCACCACGCTGGTTCGGGTCGCACATTCGCGGCTGGAGTGGCGTCTGCCCGATGCTTCGGCAAACCCCTATCTGGCGCTTGCGGGCGTGATCGCCGCCGGGCTCGATGGTGTCGAACGCAGCCTGTCTCCGGGTGCGCCGGTTGCCGATGATCTGTATGAGCTGATGCTGGCGGAGCTGCGCGTGCGTGGCATTGCCCAACTGCCGCAGAACCTGGGTGAGGCGGTGGCGGCGTTGGAGTCTGATACCTCGCTCGGCGAAGCGTTGGGTTCGGCGTTTACCGCAGAGTTCTGCCGCTTCAAGCGAATGGAGTGGGTCGAGTATTCACGTGCGGTGCATGCCTGGGAAACCGAACGCTACGCTGACCGCTTCTGA